One part of the Paenibacillus silvisoli genome encodes these proteins:
- a CDS encoding carbohydrate ABC transporter permease — MPTRQTRGQKLFGVFNYAFLGLVAIICIIPFVHIIALSLSDNSAVAGGLVHLWPVRFTLEPYNYVLERQAFWRAFGITIQRATIGTLINVLLVILIAFPLSKKVESFKMRSVYVWIFFFTMLFNGGLIPNYILIKELGLMDTIWALVLPGAVTVFNIILMLNFFREVPEELDDAANIDGATHWRTLWQIYVPVSMPAIATITLFCLVGHWNSWFDGLIYMRSAENYPLQSYLQTIVVEFNFQTMTATEAERLAKLNDRSVKGAQMIVAAIPILLVYPFLQKYFVSGIRLGSVKG, encoded by the coding sequence ATGCCTACTCGGCAAACGCGAGGACAGAAGTTATTCGGCGTGTTTAATTATGCCTTTCTTGGGTTGGTTGCGATTATATGCATCATTCCGTTCGTCCATATCATCGCGCTGTCGCTAAGCGATAATTCGGCCGTAGCCGGCGGTCTTGTCCATCTTTGGCCGGTAAGGTTTACGCTGGAGCCTTACAACTACGTGCTGGAAAGGCAAGCGTTCTGGCGCGCGTTCGGCATTACGATCCAACGGGCGACCATCGGGACCTTGATCAACGTGCTGCTCGTCATTCTGATTGCGTTTCCGCTGTCCAAGAAAGTCGAATCGTTCAAGATGCGTTCCGTCTATGTTTGGATCTTCTTCTTCACCATGCTCTTCAACGGCGGGCTTATTCCGAACTATATTCTGATCAAAGAGCTTGGCCTGATGGATACGATTTGGGCGCTCGTCTTGCCTGGCGCCGTGACGGTATTCAATATTATCCTCATGCTCAATTTCTTCCGGGAAGTGCCTGAGGAGCTGGACGATGCCGCCAATATCGACGGCGCCACCCACTGGCGGACGCTGTGGCAAATTTATGTGCCCGTATCGATGCCCGCGATCGCGACCATCACGCTGTTCTGCTTGGTCGGGCATTGGAATTCCTGGTTCGACGGCCTGATCTACATGCGCAGCGCCGAGAATTATCCGCTCCAAAGCTATTTGCAGACGATCGTCGTCGAGTTCAACTTCCAGACGATGACCGCAACCGAAGCGGAGAGGCTGGCCAAGCTGAACGACCGTTCGGTAAAAGGCGCGCAAAT
- a CDS encoding ABC transporter permease yields MELATEKRADTGAKKMNYRKRRELPLHLMLLPGLILIVIFSYIPMVGVSIAFQNFIPLKGLFGGQKWTGLDNIEYVFAMPNIWNVVWNTLFIAVMKIVANLFVPITFALLLNEVRNTLFKRTTQTIIYFPYFLSWIILGGIMIDILSPSDGIVNSFLGLFGIEPVYFLGENSWFPYTMVASDVWKTFGFNTVVYLAAITSIDPSLYEAAAVDGAGRWKQTWHVTLPGMHMIIILLMVLSLGSVLDAGFDQIFNLYSPQVYESGDIIDTMVYRMGLLQAQYGPSTAVGLLKSLVSFILITTSYLIAYRLFKYRLF; encoded by the coding sequence ATGGAGCTGGCGACTGAAAAACGAGCCGATACAGGCGCTAAAAAAATGAATTACCGGAAGAGAAGAGAGCTCCCGCTGCACTTGATGCTTCTCCCGGGGCTGATCCTGATCGTGATCTTTTCCTATATCCCGATGGTGGGCGTATCGATCGCGTTCCAAAACTTCATCCCGCTCAAAGGACTATTCGGCGGTCAGAAGTGGACCGGTCTCGACAATATCGAATATGTATTTGCGATGCCGAACATTTGGAACGTCGTGTGGAACACGCTGTTCATTGCCGTCATGAAAATTGTCGCCAATCTGTTCGTTCCGATCACGTTCGCGTTGCTGCTAAACGAAGTGAGAAATACGCTGTTTAAACGAACCACGCAGACGATTATTTATTTTCCTTACTTCTTATCTTGGATTATATTAGGCGGCATCATGATCGACATCCTGTCGCCATCCGATGGCATCGTCAACTCCTTTCTGGGCTTGTTCGGCATTGAGCCGGTCTATTTCTTAGGCGAGAATTCGTGGTTCCCCTATACGATGGTCGCTTCGGATGTTTGGAAAACGTTCGGCTTCAATACGGTCGTCTATTTGGCTGCCATTACGAGCATCGATCCTTCCCTGTACGAAGCGGCTGCGGTCGATGGGGCGGGACGATGGAAGCAAACCTGGCATGTCACGCTGCCGGGGATGCACATGATCATCATTTTGCTGATGGTGCTGAGCTTGGGCAGCGTACTCGATGCCGGCTTCGACCAGATCTTTAACCTTTACAGCCCGCAGGTTTATGAATCCGGCGATATTATCGATACGATGGTGTACCGGATGGGCTTGCTGCAAGCGCAGTACGGTCCCTCCACGGCTGTCGGCCTATTGAAATCGCTCGTTTCCTTTATCCTCATTACCACGTCCTATTTGATCGCTTATCGCTTATTTAAATATCGTCTCTTCTAA
- a CDS encoding FAD-dependent oxidoreductase: MNRELTSDLVIIGGGIGGCTAALAAAKMGLRVLMTEETAWIGGQLTSQAVPPDEHRWIESFGCTRSYREFRKRVRDYYRRNFPLTQEAAGNDRLNPGNGNVSRLCFDPRVGLAVLEEMLAPYTQSGRITVLNHYRIAKAETDGDAIRSVTVAHTLTSDELHLSAPYFIDATECGDLLPLAGVEYVTGAESRQDTGEPHALTGQAMPQNMQAFTYCYAVDYAEGEDHPIERPKDYAFWRAYQADFWPDRMLSWRYPEPISLKPVHVTLLPDGSGRYPFFHYRRITDRTNFAAGTFTADTSIINWPQNDYWLGSVIDVSEEERQRHLESAKQLSLSLLYWMQTEAPRADGKAGYPGLRLRHDVVGTEDGLAMAPYIRESRRIRSEFTILEQHIGTEARQGAMAESFFDSVGIGAYRIDLHPTTGGQTFLDISSLPFQIPLGSLIPVRVKNVLPACKNIGTTHITNGCYRLHPVEWNIGEAAGYLVSYCKKNEATPHDVRANQVHLAAFQTMLDQQGIERAWPVITPL; encoded by the coding sequence ATGAATCGAGAGCTAACGAGTGATCTTGTTATTATTGGCGGCGGGATCGGCGGCTGCACGGCGGCCCTTGCCGCCGCCAAAATGGGGCTTCGCGTACTGATGACGGAGGAAACGGCGTGGATTGGCGGTCAACTGACGAGCCAGGCCGTCCCTCCGGATGAGCATAGGTGGATCGAATCGTTCGGATGCACCCGAAGCTATCGCGAGTTCCGCAAACGGGTACGCGACTATTATCGGCGCAATTTCCCGCTCACCCAAGAAGCGGCCGGAAATGACCGTTTAAACCCGGGAAACGGCAACGTGAGCCGGCTTTGCTTCGATCCGCGCGTCGGGCTGGCCGTGCTGGAAGAGATGCTGGCGCCGTATACGCAGAGCGGCCGCATCACCGTTCTCAACCACTATCGCATCGCGAAAGCGGAGACGGACGGAGATGCCATTCGAAGCGTCACCGTAGCGCACACTTTAACGTCGGACGAGCTGCACCTCAGCGCCCCCTACTTTATCGATGCCACGGAGTGCGGCGATCTTCTCCCGCTTGCGGGCGTGGAATACGTAACCGGAGCCGAGTCCCGGCAGGACACGGGCGAGCCGCACGCGCTCACCGGTCAAGCGATGCCGCAAAATATGCAGGCTTTTACCTATTGCTATGCGGTCGATTATGCGGAAGGCGAGGATCACCCCATCGAACGGCCGAAGGACTATGCCTTCTGGCGCGCCTATCAAGCCGACTTTTGGCCCGATCGCATGCTAAGCTGGCGCTACCCCGAGCCGATTTCGCTGAAGCCGGTCCATGTCACCTTATTGCCTGACGGCTCTGGCCGCTATCCCTTCTTCCATTACCGCCGCATTACCGATCGGACTAACTTCGCTGCCGGTACGTTCACGGCCGATACGTCCATCATTAACTGGCCCCAGAACGATTACTGGCTCGGCTCCGTCATCGATGTCAGCGAGGAGGAGAGGCAGCGCCATTTGGAATCCGCAAAGCAGCTGAGCTTATCCCTGCTCTATTGGATGCAGACGGAAGCGCCGCGGGCGGACGGTAAAGCCGGTTATCCGGGACTTCGCCTTCGGCATGATGTCGTCGGCACCGAAGACGGACTGGCGATGGCCCCCTATATCCGGGAATCGCGCCGGATCCGGTCCGAATTCACGATATTGGAGCAGCATATCGGCACGGAGGCGCGGCAAGGCGCGATGGCCGAGTCCTTCTTCGATTCTGTCGGCATCGGCGCCTACCGGATTGACCTTCATCCCACTACAGGCGGTCAGACGTTCCTGGACATTTCGAGTCTGCCGTTTCAAATCCCGCTCGGCAGCTTGATCCCCGTTCGCGTGAAAAATGTGCTGCCTGCCTGTAAAAATATCGGCACGACGCACATTACGAACGGCTGCTACCGGCTTCATCCGGTCGAATGGAATATCGGCGAGGCCGCCGGCTATCTCGTCTCCTACTGCAAGAAGAACGAGGCGACTCCGCATGACGTGCGCGCGAATCAAGTACATTTGGCCGCCTTCCAAACCATGCTCGATCAACAAGGCATCGAGCGTGCCTGGCCCGTCATTACCCCGCTGTAG
- a CDS encoding carbohydrate ABC transporter permease, with translation MNEAALTAASRRTAGKTRSAKKIIAPLLLYPLLLLTALVCLGPFLWLLSTALKTGDNVYAFPPQFIPNPITFDNFIEVFNIMPLWHYIGNTVYMTALGVGLNLLFCTITAYPLARISFPGRNFLFYTIVSTMILPNAAGMIVNFILINKFGLYNTMLGVVLPSAISVFNIFLLRQAFITIPNDMEHSARVDGAGEFRIFLVIMLPMIRPAVATVLIFDFMAFWNSLIWPVIVFDDQNKYPLGPALQYLNGTLAYNFPYIAAGTIISILPIIVIFLILQKQFINGMVGAVKG, from the coding sequence ATGAATGAAGCAGCCTTAACTGCCGCGTCTCGACGGACGGCCGGAAAGACCCGGTCCGCGAAGAAAATCATCGCGCCGCTCCTGCTGTATCCGCTGCTCTTGTTGACGGCTCTCGTATGTTTGGGACCCTTCCTCTGGCTGCTCTCGACAGCGCTGAAGACAGGAGATAACGTGTACGCTTTTCCCCCGCAGTTTATTCCGAATCCGATTACGTTCGATAATTTCATCGAAGTATTCAACATTATGCCGCTCTGGCATTACATCGGAAATACCGTCTACATGACGGCGCTCGGGGTTGGCCTCAATCTTCTCTTTTGTACGATAACGGCCTATCCGCTTGCGCGCATTTCATTTCCGGGCCGAAACTTTCTGTTTTACACGATTGTCAGTACGATGATTTTGCCTAACGCGGCGGGGATGATCGTCAACTTTATCCTGATCAATAAATTCGGCCTTTACAATACGATGCTTGGCGTCGTGCTGCCCTCCGCAATCAGCGTATTCAATATCTTTTTGCTCAGGCAGGCGTTTATTACGATTCCGAACGATATGGAGCATTCCGCGCGCGTTGACGGAGCAGGCGAGTTTCGGATCTTCCTTGTCATTATGCTGCCGATGATCCGGCCGGCCGTGGCAACCGTACTGATTTTCGACTTCATGGCATTCTGGAATAGTCTGATCTGGCCGGTTATCGTCTTCGATGACCAGAACAAATATCCGCTCGGTCCGGCCCTACAATACTTGAACGGCACGCTCGCTTACAATTTCCCGTATATCGCAGCGGGAACGATTATCTCGATCCTGCCGATTATTGTCATATTTCTCATTCTTCAGAAGCAATTCATCAACGGAATGGTTGGCGCGGTTAAGGGATAA
- a CDS encoding extracellular solute-binding protein — MAKQLWMACLASLVMVLVVGCSSNNGGGNTDSTANNDSNTADSQEAITYTFGRNMNPNDENVSKLEKNTGEKLADNRWTRLFKEQLGISVDYKMLSDSTSYDQKLKLAMASGDLPDIFQVGQASDMQQLMEAGAVEEIGTLYDEYASDLLKSIIESETKRVFEPVTYDGKVYGFPIKMPSTNGYSHLWIREDWLTKLGLERPKTIEDVYNIATAFVKNDPDGNGKADTLGLEIDNDFRYNMQGLFWAYDAFPLNWIEKDGKVQRGIVQPEMKEPLALLQKMFKEGLLDKEFGSKDNGKAMESVVAGKTGMFYGPHWMAFTAEKTLANDKNAKWITVPLPTKTGEPAKIPLKISADGWMVVKKGTKHPENLIKMMNLYVEQLFGANPDYNKWFTADDVQGIWWMSPVYSLDPMIDLKAHQDIKKAVADGTESSLTGSGKGFYDAIQQGNWSINMMFGPGDTPFNFVDASYPGQVMWDAYLGAPSPTEVARGSSMDELLVTTLTSIIQGKTKAESGFDDMVAKWNSLGGEQVTEEINAMVPKN; from the coding sequence ATGGCAAAGCAATTATGGATGGCATGTTTGGCATCACTCGTCATGGTTCTTGTTGTCGGTTGTTCTTCGAACAACGGCGGCGGGAATACCGATTCGACTGCGAACAATGATTCCAACACCGCAGATTCTCAGGAAGCGATCACGTACACCTTTGGACGCAACATGAATCCAAACGACGAGAACGTCAGCAAGCTGGAAAAGAACACCGGCGAAAAGCTTGCAGACAACCGCTGGACCCGATTATTCAAAGAGCAGCTCGGCATCTCGGTAGACTATAAAATGCTGTCGGACAGCACCTCATACGATCAAAAGCTAAAGCTGGCCATGGCATCCGGCGATCTCCCCGATATCTTCCAAGTCGGGCAAGCCTCGGATATGCAGCAGCTCATGGAAGCGGGGGCGGTCGAGGAAATCGGAACCCTCTACGACGAATACGCCTCCGACTTGTTGAAGAGCATCATCGAGAGCGAAACGAAGCGCGTATTCGAGCCTGTAACGTATGACGGCAAAGTATACGGATTCCCGATCAAGATGCCTTCGACGAACGGATACAGCCATTTGTGGATCCGCGAAGACTGGCTCACCAAGCTCGGGCTTGAACGGCCTAAAACGATCGAAGACGTCTACAATATCGCAACGGCTTTCGTGAAGAACGATCCGGACGGCAACGGAAAGGCCGACACGCTTGGCCTGGAGATCGACAACGATTTCCGCTATAACATGCAAGGCCTGTTCTGGGCTTATGACGCGTTCCCGCTGAACTGGATCGAGAAGGATGGCAAGGTTCAACGCGGCATCGTGCAGCCGGAAATGAAAGAGCCGCTGGCATTGCTTCAGAAAATGTTCAAGGAAGGCTTGCTCGACAAGGAGTTCGGCTCCAAAGACAACGGCAAAGCGATGGAATCCGTCGTAGCGGGCAAGACGGGCATGTTCTACGGACCTCACTGGATGGCTTTCACGGCGGAGAAGACGCTTGCCAATGATAAGAACGCGAAGTGGATTACGGTACCGCTCCCTACCAAAACCGGCGAGCCGGCCAAAATTCCGTTGAAGATCTCGGCCGACGGCTGGATGGTCGTCAAGAAAGGAACCAAGCATCCCGAGAACCTGATCAAGATGATGAATCTGTATGTGGAGCAATTGTTCGGCGCCAACCCGGACTATAACAAATGGTTCACCGCGGACGACGTGCAGGGCATCTGGTGGATGTCCCCGGTTTATTCGCTCGATCCGATGATTGACCTTAAAGCTCACCAAGATATTAAAAAAGCGGTCGCGGATGGTACGGAGAGCAGTCTGACCGGTTCCGGAAAAGGCTTCTACGATGCGATCCAGCAAGGAAACTGGTCCATTAACATGATGTTCGGCCCAGGGGATACGCCATTCAACTTCGTCGACGCCTCCTATCCGGGTCAAGTCATGTGGGATGCTTATCTGGGCGCGCCGTCTCCGACGGAAGTGGCACGCGGCAGCTCGATGGATGAACTGCTCGTTACGACGTTGACCAGCATTATCCAAGGCAAGACGAAAGCGGAAAGCGGCTTTGACGATATGGTCGCCAAATGGAATTCGCTTGGCGGCGAGCAAGTGACGGAAGAGATTAATGCCATGGTCCCTAAAAATTAA
- a CDS encoding carbohydrate ABC transporter permease: MAASKEMRRRYRFAYLLLTPGVILLLVFTFYPIIYGLPLAFTNYSAVDTTKWVGLKNFDKAFHDPDFWISLKNSLLYVIVVPVIQLISILMAIMVNNKLRFVNFFRVAYFVPVVTSMVAAAIAWKWVFEEQGILNYFLQTLGIISNPISFMAEPELALYGVMCVTVWKGLGYYMMIYLAGLQSIPSELQEAAKIDGAGWLQVVWRITIPLLMPFVLLCSLMSVMGAIRVFDEIFVMHGPKGDPVSSTLVTSVYTYKLAFQDFNFGYSAAVGLVVSLLIMIFTILLFRYTRKGGLSYYE; encoded by the coding sequence ATGGCGGCATCCAAAGAAATGAGGCGGCGTTACCGGTTTGCCTATCTCTTACTCACACCTGGCGTAATACTCCTCCTCGTATTTACCTTCTATCCGATTATTTACGGTTTGCCACTAGCCTTTACGAACTATTCCGCCGTTGACACAACCAAATGGGTCGGATTGAAAAACTTCGATAAAGCGTTCCATGACCCGGATTTCTGGATCTCTCTGAAAAACTCGCTTCTCTATGTGATCGTCGTTCCCGTCATCCAGCTGATCTCGATTCTGATGGCCATTATGGTGAATAACAAGCTCCGGTTCGTGAACTTCTTCCGGGTCGCTTACTTCGTTCCCGTCGTCACGTCGATGGTCGCCGCGGCGATCGCTTGGAAATGGGTTTTCGAGGAGCAGGGTATTTTAAACTATTTCTTGCAAACTCTCGGTATTATAAGCAATCCGATTTCCTTCATGGCCGAGCCCGAGCTTGCTCTGTACGGCGTCATGTGCGTCACGGTTTGGAAGGGGCTTGGCTACTATATGATGATTTACTTGGCAGGCTTGCAGTCGATCCCTTCGGAGCTTCAGGAAGCCGCCAAGATCGACGGAGCCGGTTGGCTGCAGGTTGTGTGGCGCATTACGATTCCGCTGCTAATGCCTTTTGTGCTGCTGTGCTCTTTAATGTCCGTCATGGGAGCCATTCGCGTATTCGATGAAATATTCGTCATGCACGGTCCGAAAGGGGATCCCGTATCCTCTACGCTCGTCACCAGCGTATACACGTACAAGCTTGCCTTCCAGGATTTCAACTTCGGGTACTCGGCGGCGGTAGGCCTTGTCGTGTCGCTGCTGATCATGATCTTTACGATTCTGCTGTTCCGGTATACGAGAAAAGGGGGGTTAAGCTACTATGAATGA
- a CDS encoding ABC transporter substrate-binding protein produces the protein MERQVRKSATIILVTTMLTSLLAACGSSNNNDTKDEPATTSTTTNANTNTAETDTAAEDDGTKQEPEKQEPVELNFWTISLSPNFDDYINGRIKAFEEQNPNISVKWTDLPYGAMENKLLTSIAGGKSPDVVNLNTGMTMTLAGKNALVDLNAEATEEQRSIYFEDLYNSTKLGDSAYAFPWYYGLSVFAYNKKIYEEAGLDPNKPPTTMEELKEQAIAIKEKTGKYGFVPSYNPPADFYFQGVPIISEDKTKIIVNTPEALAWAKWSKELYDKGIVPKESLSADANYATDKYQSGQIATLVTGAQFLSRVKTNAKNVYDQTLVAKMPALKEGGKYQAGLMNVVVPTMSKNHTEAISFANFITNDESQLAFAKIVNILPSTKKAAADPFFTEAGTDPESMAKVITAQMASQAQDFSLGIRNEGEVLDFLWKGWQAMLTGKETPEDMLKNAEVNMQKKLDEINAEN, from the coding sequence ATGGAGAGACAAGTACGGAAATCGGCCACGATCATTCTTGTAACGACGATGTTGACTTCGCTTCTTGCAGCCTGCGGCAGTTCGAACAACAACGACACCAAAGACGAGCCAGCGACGACTTCAACGACGACGAATGCGAATACGAATACCGCAGAAACAGACACGGCCGCGGAAGATGACGGCACCAAGCAGGAACCGGAGAAGCAGGAGCCCGTTGAGCTCAACTTCTGGACCATCTCGCTCAGCCCGAATTTCGACGATTACATCAATGGACGTATAAAAGCGTTTGAAGAGCAAAACCCGAATATCTCCGTCAAATGGACCGATCTTCCTTACGGCGCGATGGAAAATAAACTCCTTACCTCCATTGCCGGCGGCAAATCGCCGGATGTCGTCAATTTGAATACGGGCATGACGATGACGCTCGCCGGCAAGAACGCCCTCGTCGATCTGAACGCCGAAGCGACCGAAGAACAGCGTTCCATCTACTTCGAGGACCTTTACAACTCGACCAAGCTTGGCGACAGCGCCTATGCGTTCCCGTGGTACTACGGACTATCCGTCTTTGCTTATAACAAGAAAATCTATGAAGAAGCCGGCCTTGATCCGAACAAGCCGCCGACAACGATGGAAGAGCTGAAGGAGCAAGCGATCGCCATCAAAGAAAAAACCGGCAAGTACGGCTTCGTCCCAAGCTATAATCCGCCCGCGGATTTCTATTTCCAAGGCGTTCCTATCATCAGCGAGGATAAAACGAAAATTATCGTGAACACGCCGGAGGCGCTGGCTTGGGCGAAATGGAGCAAGGAGCTTTACGATAAAGGCATCGTGCCGAAGGAAAGCTTGAGCGCGGACGCGAACTATGCGACCGATAAATACCAGTCCGGTCAGATCGCAACGCTCGTAACGGGAGCGCAGTTCCTGAGCCGAGTGAAGACGAACGCGAAGAACGTGTATGACCAAACGCTCGTCGCCAAAATGCCTGCTCTTAAAGAAGGCGGCAAGTATCAAGCGGGTCTCATGAACGTCGTTGTGCCGACGATGAGCAAAAATCATACCGAGGCGATCAGCTTCGCGAATTTCATTACGAACGATGAATCCCAGCTGGCGTTCGCGAAGATCGTAAACATTTTGCCTTCGACGAAGAAAGCGGCGGCGGACCCGTTCTTTACGGAAGCGGGAACCGACCCGGAATCGATGGCCAAGGTCATTACCGCGCAAATGGCGTCCCAGGCGCAAGACTTCTCGCTCGGTATCCGCAATGAAGGCGAAGTGCTCGATTTCTTGTGGAAGGGTTGGCAGGCGATGCTGACAGGCAAGGAGACGCCGGAGGATATGCTGAAGAACGCAGAGGTAAACATGCAGAAGAAGCTGGATGAGATTAACGCGGAGAACTAG
- a CDS encoding glycoside hydrolase family 10 protein: protein MKTKTLLLCVLSIVLLLAPLATAAAATDAAESPQVIIDGKEPIAVDLIDQDRASDSLALYTRNYGNATAPFGGNTTEYLVIGDILAAVNASGARGTFIPPNGFVISASGTMRSALSDVAVGQIVKTAGVAIPVLPNQYFAVAGVTTAITGTNTVRGAGAVIRFTPEYGASTKQNPWGMELTVVDGKVTHVSENTYPSDNDSPIPANGYVLSIQSGNASYDLLVGKVHAGDTVETVIDSPPYQASAASFNVLNPKSCLDNPAGCGEDGVAFPGYRGADQLIAYDSTYGARTGTNGWGNEIAVNADGFVISNGSNDTAIPQGGYVLSGHGVYRDWLNANAPVGAKVNIDWTTKRVTIIFTPESYLDKASINIAMAEEQVAKSKSEFRDVPYAEIESKLTQDKALFEQAKQVMEGDGLEAALGLLQSLDRELTNTMYLNFESGRVETRGIWLRPKETTVEQVRANLTKLKAININAVYLETWWDGYTTWPTEMSDEKGKLTELNPMYNGFDVLKAYIDEGKKLGIEIHAWVENFFAGGPSVVNHPEWRLTTRDGTDYEVGGGGVPWYWLNPALPQTRDFVSNVYKELLTKYDVASLHLDYARYPGSGDYSNDFGYDAYTRGEFMKQYGEDADPLTLHPGDGPMWDNWLQFRADIINTWVERVAQEAHAIKPDLPITAAVWPNYEDAPQSHAQQTKYWLDHNLIDELFHMSYASGTSVVIDDLNKSLALAQDHALVSSGIDSFQGNPVSAVLDQAKETVQNGAMGNALFEFEGLFNFGYDEPLKLSVFRNEAVKPDYRYTKPFAVIFSEMIRKINEIYVPFGGLSQSDAGKIVKKLESAADKLAKDATMSISSANTVTNTIKQVQHELEKKGSVHAEVLARMNHDLHLASTMVNVYLAKAKNR from the coding sequence GTGAAAACAAAAACGCTGCTCTTATGTGTGTTGTCCATCGTCCTGCTTCTCGCTCCGCTTGCTACAGCTGCCGCGGCAACCGATGCTGCGGAAAGTCCGCAAGTTATCATCGATGGAAAGGAGCCGATCGCGGTCGATCTGATCGACCAGGACCGGGCAAGCGACTCGCTTGCCCTCTATACCCGCAACTACGGCAACGCAACGGCGCCCTTTGGCGGGAATACGACGGAATATTTGGTGATCGGCGATATTCTCGCAGCCGTGAACGCATCCGGAGCCAGAGGCACGTTTATTCCGCCGAACGGCTTCGTCATTTCCGCTTCCGGGACGATGCGGTCAGCCTTGTCCGACGTGGCGGTCGGTCAAATCGTGAAGACCGCCGGGGTGGCGATTCCCGTGCTGCCGAATCAATATTTCGCGGTAGCCGGCGTTACGACGGCCATCACGGGAACGAACACGGTGCGGGGCGCCGGTGCGGTCATTCGGTTTACGCCGGAATACGGCGCTTCGACGAAGCAGAATCCGTGGGGCATGGAGCTAACGGTCGTTGACGGCAAAGTGACGCATGTTTCCGAGAACACCTACCCGAGCGATAATGACTCGCCGATTCCGGCAAACGGCTATGTCTTGTCCATTCAAAGCGGGAATGCTTCGTATGACTTGTTAGTGGGCAAGGTCCACGCCGGAGATACGGTGGAAACGGTGATCGACAGCCCTCCTTATCAGGCATCCGCGGCGAGCTTCAATGTCCTGAACCCGAAATCTTGCTTAGATAACCCGGCGGGCTGCGGAGAAGACGGCGTTGCTTTTCCGGGTTATCGCGGCGCCGATCAGTTAATTGCCTATGACAGCACGTATGGTGCGCGCACGGGCACGAATGGCTGGGGAAATGAGATTGCCGTTAACGCGGATGGCTTCGTGATCTCGAACGGCAGCAACGATACGGCCATTCCGCAGGGAGGCTACGTTCTTTCCGGCCACGGCGTATATCGCGATTGGTTGAATGCCAATGCGCCGGTCGGTGCCAAAGTCAATATCGATTGGACGACGAAGCGCGTGACGATTATTTTTACGCCGGAGTCTTATTTGGATAAAGCATCGATCAACATTGCAATGGCAGAGGAGCAGGTCGCGAAGTCGAAAAGCGAGTTCAGAGACGTTCCGTACGCCGAAATCGAAAGCAAGCTGACGCAAGATAAAGCGCTGTTCGAGCAAGCCAAGCAGGTAATGGAAGGCGATGGACTTGAAGCCGCGTTAGGGCTGCTGCAGTCGCTGGACCGCGAGCTGACGAACACGATGTATTTGAATTTCGAATCCGGCAGGGTGGAGACGCGCGGCATTTGGCTCCGTCCGAAGGAAACGACCGTCGAGCAGGTGCGCGCCAACCTGACTAAGCTCAAAGCGATCAACATCAACGCCGTCTATCTCGAAACCTGGTGGGACGGATATACGACATGGCCAACGGAGATGAGCGACGAGAAAGGGAAGCTGACCGAGCTCAATCCGATGTATAACGGCTTCGACGTGCTGAAGGCTTATATCGACGAAGGGAAGAAGCTCGGCATTGAAATCCATGCCTGGGTGGAGAACTTCTTCGCCGGCGGCCCTTCGGTCGTCAATCATCCGGAATGGCGGCTGACGACGCGCGACGGCACGGATTACGAGGTCGGTGGGGGCGGCGTACCTTGGTACTGGCTGAACCCTGCGCTGCCGCAAACGAGAGATTTTGTATCGAACGTGTATAAGGAGCTGCTGACGAAATACGATGTGGCTTCCCTGCACCTGGACTATGCCCGTTATCCGGGGTCGGGCGATTACTCGAATGATTTCGGCTACGATGCTTACACGCGCGGGGAGTTTATGAAGCAATACGGCGAAGACGCCGATCCGCTCACGCTCCATCCGGGCGATGGCCCGATGTGGGACAATTGGCTGCAATTCCGGGCGGATATCATTAATACATGGGTAGAGCGCGTGGCGCAGGAAGCTCATGCCATTAAGCCGGATCTTCCGATTACGGCAGCCGTATGGCCAAACTACGAGGATGCGCCGCAATCCCATGCGCAGCAAACGAAATACTGGCTCGATCATAATCTGATCGACGAGCTGTTCCATATGTCTTACGCATCGGGGACGTCGGTCGTCATCGATGATCTGAATAAGTCGCTCGCGCTTGCGCAGGACCATGCGCTTGTTTCGTCCGGCATCGACTCGTTCCAAGGTAATCCGGTGTCGGCGGTTCTGGACCAAGCGAAAGAAACCGTCCAGAACGGCGCTATGGGTAACGCCTTGTTCGAATTCGAAGGCTTGTTTAATTTCGGCTACGACGAACCGCTGAAGCTTAGCGTGTTCCGCAATGAAGCCGTGAAACCGGACTACAGGTATACAAAGCCGTTTGCCGTTATTTTTAGCGAGATGATTCGCAAAATCAACGAGATCTACGTGCCATTCGGCGGGCTGAGCCAATCCGATGCGGGCAAGATCGTCAAGAAGCTGGAGTCGGCGGCAGATAAGCTGGCGAAAGATGCGACGATGAGCATCAGCTCGGCGAATACCGTCACCAACACGATCAAACAGGTTCAGCATGAGCTCGAAAAGAAAGGATCGGTACATGCTGAAGTGCTAGCTCGGATGAACCATGACCTCCATTTGGCCTCTACCATGGTGAACGTCTATTTGGCTAAGGCCAAGAATCGCTAA